The genomic interval GAAGCCATTGAAGACTCCCAGCTTCTGCCCCGTGGCCATGATGCGATTCACCGCCGACAGCGGCGTGCCGACAATCTCCACGCCCCGCACGAGGGTTTCATTCCCCGTGTTCACATCCACCCGGTACACCATGCGCGGCACGCCCTTGAAGGCCTGATAGCCATAGCTGGACGTGTTCGTGTTGCCGCCCGTGATGTCGCGGATGATGAGGCCATAGGGCTTGTCCTGCCGCTTCGCCTCCTCGATGAGCATCTGCTTCAGCTTCGTGTCGCTCACCTGCTTCGTGCTCTCCACGACCAGGTTCGCCATGCGCGCCACCGGCTTCAGCGTGCCCTGGCTGCGGCCATGTCCGTTGGACTCGAGAAACCCATCCACGGGGCGGCGTCCCAGCAGGTAGTTGCGCAGCACGCCCTTCTCCACCAGCGTCACACGCTGACCCTTCACGCCCTCTTCGTCGTAGAGGTAGTACCCGTTGAGCGGCTCACCGACCAGGGTTCGCAGCGACGGGTCGTCGTGGAGCGACAGGAACGTCGGCAGCACCAGCTTCCCCACCTGGCCCTTGAAGGTCTTCCCCTCGTTGTCCCCATCCTGCCGGTCCCCCTCCAGCCGGTGACCCAGCGTCTCGTGGAACAACACGCCAGCCGCCTCCGGCGCGAGGATGGCCGGGCCCGTGTACGGGTCGATGGCCGGCGCCTGCCTCAACGCCAACAACTCCTCGATGACCTTCGCCGCCGACTCGCGCACCCGCTTGTCATCCGGAAGCCCCGCCTCCGTGGGCGCATAGAAGTCCCGCGAGTTGTCCAGCAACTGCCCATCCGGCGCACGTGTCACCGCCGAGACGTGGAGGCCATACAGCGTCTCCTCCGTCACCAGCCGCGAGCCCTCCGTGGACACGAACAACCGCGTCACCTTGTCCGCGGTGACACGGACCTCGGAGTCGAACAGCTCCGGATGCGCGTTGAATTGCGAGGACACCTCGCGGGCCAGCTTCACCCAACGCTCGCGCTGGAAGGGGCGCTCCACCGGCGGCTGGACGTGAGTGCTCGGCTTCTCCTTCGAGAAGGACGCCGGACGCTTCGGGTCCTCCACCGAGTAGACGTCCTCGCCCTTCTTCTTCAGGTATTGGAAGAGGGCCGACTTGTACTTCTCGTCGGTGATGAGCCACAGCGCCGTGCGCAGCGCCATCGGCGAGTCATCCAGCGGCCCTTCCTTGCGCGACGTGTAGCTGGTGCCCTTCGTGGAGAACGAGAAGTCCAACCCCTCCGCGACCGAGCTGTCGAAGGCATAGTCGCCCACGCGCACGTCGACATAGAGCCTGCGCTCGCGGTAGCCGTCGTCCATGAAGACAGCGCCGTAGCGCGCGGCGACCACGTCCTGCGTGTAGTCCTTGAGCTGATAGCTCATGAAGTACGGCGGCTCGTGGCTCTGGAGCTTGAGTTGCTGCTGATTGCGCGTCAGCTCGCTCGCCATGGCGTCGAGCAGCGTCAGGCGCGAATCCTGCGCGGGCGTCGCCGCCAGCAACACGGCCGAGGCCGCCAGCAGAGGGAGGACGGGTTGGATGGGGATTGGCACGGCCCCACCATACCCGAGCCTCTCGATAAGACGAGCGGGTCCGCCGACTCCAGGTGCCCCTCCCGACACCTGGAGTCGAGGACCCTTGCCCGGAGGGTCGACATCCGGGCCCCTGCTCGCCGTCAGGCCTTCGTCACCTTCTCACGCCCCTGGGAGATGCCCTTGGTGGCGTTGCGCGTATCAATCACACACGAGGAGCGGGCCACCACCGTGGCGTAGTCGATGCTCGTGTGGTCCGTGAGGATGAGCACCGCATCATAATCCCCCAGCGTGTCCGGATTGAGCGGCACGGACTTGAGCTCCATGTTGAAGCCGTGGCCCTTGTGCAGCTCCGGCACGTACGGGTCGTGGTAGGTGATCTCCGCGCCCTTCTCCGCGAGCAGCGTCATGATGCGCAAGGAAGGACTCTCGCGCATGTCGTCGATGTCCTTCTTGTACGCGGCGCCCAGACACAACACGCGCGCGCCGTTGAGCGTCTTGCGGCTCTTGTTGAGGGCCTCCATCGTCCGCTGCACGACGTAGTACGGCATCTGCCAGTTCACCTCGCCGGCCAGCTCGATGAACTTGGTGTGGAACTCGTACTCGCGCGCCTTCCACGTCAGATAGAACGGGTCGATGGGGATGCAGTGTCCGCCCAGGCCCGGGCCCGGATAGAAGGGCTGGAAGCCGAAGGGCTTGGTGCTCGCCGCCTGGATGACCTCCCACACGTCCACGTTCATCCGGTCACAGAGCATCTTCATCTCGTTGACCATCGCGATGTTCACGCAGCGGTAGATGTTCTCCAAGAGCTTGGCCAACTCCGCCACGCGGGTGGAGGACACCGGCACGACCTCCTTCAACGCGCTGCCATACAGCGCCGCGGCCACCTCCGCGCACTCGGGTGAGAAGCCTCCGACGATTTTCGGAATCGTCTTCGTGTTGAAGCTCTTGTTGCCCGGGTCCTCGCGCTCGGGGCTGAAGGCCAGGTGGAAGTCCACGCCCGCCTTGAGGCCTGTCTTCTCCAGGAGCGGCTTGAGCACCTCCTCGGTGGTGCCCGGGTACGTGGTGGACTCCAGGATGAAGAGCTGCCCCCGGCGCACGTGTGGAGAGAGCGCTTCACCCGTCTGGATGATGTAGCTCATGTCCGGCTCGCGCGACGCCGTCAGCGGCGTGGGCACGCAGATGATGACGCAGTCCAGGTCCTTCGACTTGGAGAAGTCCGCCGTGGCCTTCAGCTTCCCCGCCTTGCTCAGCTCCGCGAGCGGCGCGCTGGGGATGTGTTTGATGTAGCTCTCCCCCTTCTCGATTTTGTCGATCTTGCGCCTGTCGATGTCGAGCCCCAATACGGGAAAGCCCGCCTCCGCGAAGGCCATCCCCAGCGGAAGACCGACATATCCCAACCCCACCACCCCGACCTTCGCCTCCCGCCGGCGAATCCGCTCCAGCAGCGGGCTGCCCACCATCACCCTCATCGCCCTCACCTCTTTTTTTTGTGACGTGCCGCCGCGAGACGACCACCTCACCGGACCACTCACCTGAAGACAACCGCCCACCTCATGACCGACGGAGGCCGCACCTGCCCCCGGAACTCCACCGTCACCGAGGGCACCACGCGCCCATAGCCCGGCGAGTACCGCGACGGCACCAGCTCCGGCTCCAGCCCCCGCTCCAACACGAGCCACGCGAGCACCGCGCCCGGAGGCCCCAGCTCCACCGCGAAGGGCCCCAGCTCCACCGGCTCCTCCGTCGCACGCGCCGCGCGCCCGAGCACCTGTCCATCCAGCGTCACGCGCCGCGCCTGCTCGTCCGGGAGATGAAAACGTCCCACCACCTCGTGCCGCCCGGTCCCGATGAATCCATCTCGCCCCGCGAGCACCCGCTCCTTCCGGTCCAACCGGAAGGTCCGCTCGATGCCCACCGGTGCCGGGAGCATGCGGTAGCCATCGTGCCGGACACGCAACCTGTCCACGCGAGGCCCAGGAAGGAAGGCCACCACGCGCGCGCGCGCCTCCTCGGGCAGCGCGAACAACCTCGCCGGGTCCAACGCGGCCTGCTCCGCGCCATCCACCTGCACGGTGTTGTGCGCCGCCGTGCCCCGAAACGCGTTCCGCGTCGCGGGGTCTCTCGTGTACGAACCTGTCCCAGGGTCGACGATGACGGGACGTCCGCCCAGGTGCAGCTCGAAGGAGAGCTTGTCGTTGTGGCTGTGGCCCCCCACCCCGCGCTGCCCCTGCTTGCCGGCGCTCACCGTGACGACGGCCCCCGCGCCCCGCAGCACGTGGAAGCCTCCCTCGGGAAAGCTGATGGAGCGAGGCGGACGCGTCGAAGACAGGCGCCGGTGACGCTCCAGTCCCTCATGGCCCAGGAGCCACGCGGCCTCGTCCGGAAGCTCCCCGTCGCGCAGGCTCGAATCTCCGAAGAGCGCCGCGCCCAGCCCCACGAGATAGCCCTGCTCCATGTCTCCGCGCTCTCGAAGCGGGAACACGCGTCCGGAGTCGTTGTCGCCCAGTTGCGGCGCCAGCCCCGTCTCCGAGCACCAGGCGCGCACCGCGTGGAACATGCGCTTGAGCCGCGACTCGTACGCCGAGCCCAGCGGCACCCCCATGCCCCGGGACACGAGCAGCGCCAGCGTGAAGAGCTCCACCGACAGTCGATGATAGGGAATGGAGCCCTCGAAGGACGTGCCCTCGACGTGCACCTGCGCGGCCATCTGCTGGCCCAGCCCTTCCACCGCGCGCGCCACCTGCCGTGAGGCACCGGGCAGCTCGGGAAAGAGCAACCCCACCACGAGCAGCCCGACGTGATTCGACACGAGGTGGTTGTTGGGCACCGCGCCCCGGTCCTCGAGATGCGCCTCCACCCAGGCCGTGTGGTCCACGAGCGAGCCGAGCACCGGCACCAGGAACTCCGCGCACCGCACCGGCCCCGCGTCGGAGAACATGAGCAGCGCCTGCGCGAGATTGCCTGCCCGCAGCGCGACTTCCATGGGACACGTCCAGTGGACGCCCTGGCCCACGGGATTGGCCTGGAGGAAGTCCAGCACCTGCATCACGAACGCGGTGACCAGCCTCGCGCGTTCTTCCGGTGAGGGCTCGACCCAATACCCCTGGCCCAGCGCCACCACGCTGTCGAGCCGCCCCATCACCCAGGGATACTTCGGGTCGTTCCCCGTCGAATGGAGCGGCAGCTTCGCCACGGGCGCCAGTGGATACCGGTGGCCGCTGAGCACGTCGAGCGACCAGTCCACCGGGCGCCCCTCGCCAAACTCGACGCGGGTCCCGAAGACGTTCCATTCCTGACGAAGCGCCGTCCTCGCCCGGACGCTGGCGCGCTCACGTGCGCCGGGGATGGCCACGAGCGCCTCCAAGACGGACGCGCGCTGGGCCACGTCACACCAGACGCGGGAGGTGTGACTGCCGAAGACTCTCGTCGCGAGGGCCTCGGCTCGCGGCACCTTCAGGGCTTGAAGCAACCGAACCTGGTTCGTGGGCTCGCGACGACGGTAGCGCGCCTGTCGCGCCACGCCTTGCATTCGCCGGAGCGCACTCAGGGCCAAGGCCCCAGGAGCAAGCCGGGCGATGGCCGCGTAGTAGTCGAGAGTCCCCATCTGTTCCTTCCGCCACCCGTCGCACTGGCCGTTAGCAAGGGACCGGCCAAGGGGCCTTCGTGAGGAGTTGAGAGGGGTTGAAGGCGAATCCACCCCCTCGGGACGGCAAAAAAGTCAGGAGGTGCGCGGAGGCGGTGGGTAAAGGATTGCCGTTCAGCGACCCTTCATTGCCCACCGTGGGCAGTGTTGCGCCCTGGCGAGGTCATGCCCATACCTCTGCGCGTGCAAGCGGGAGCTTGGAGTGGGCGGGGCGTCGACATCGCGTTCGACGCGGAGGTGGGGCAGGCGCTGGCCGCGGTCGCCGAGCGCGCGCTGCGCTGTGGCGCCCTCGCGGGCATGGAGCTTCTCTTGCGCGAAACACTTCGATTGACGAGCGCCTCCGGCGCGGCCCTCTTCGATGGAGACACGTGCGTGGCCAGGGCGGGCACCCATGCCGCGGGCTTTGCGTCGAGCCCCGGACGCCTCCTGCGCCTCTGGCCCGAGCAGCCCCGTCATCAGGAGGGGACGCTGCTCGAACGGTTGTCCCACTTCGGGGGCGCGCTGCTCGCGGCACATGCGCGGGAGTCCTCCGCCCAGGCACGGCATTCCCGATTGCTCGCGTCACAACGAGCGTTGGAGCAGGACGCGGCCCGCTGGGAGGTGCGCCGCTCGCTGGCGGCACATGACCTGCGCACGCCCTTGATGGTCGTGAGGGGTTACCTGGACATGGTGCTGAAAGGCCATGCAGGGCCGCTCGGCGCGACAATGCAGCGCTACCTGGACCGGATGGCGCGGGCCACGCAGGACCAGCGCGCCGTCATCGACCAACGCCTGAGCCGCTGCCCCACCACGGACCTGGCCCCCCTGCTGAATGCGCGGCTCAATCCCCACACGAGACATGCGCCGCGCTGGGAGGTGACACTGGCCCTGCCCGACCGTCCCATCCTCATGAGGGCGGAGTCCTCCCAGTTGGAGGCCTGGCTGGGCGCGCTGACGCGAGCCCTCGCGACGACACGTGCGAGCTCGGTGTGGTTCTTCGCGGTGGCCGTCGATGCCCGGCGGTGTTGGCAGTTCGACATCCAGACGCAAGGAGGCCACGTGCCCGCGGAGCGGCGCGTCGCGGTGGCGCGTGAGCACACCCGGCGGTTGGGCGGGACACTGCGCGCGCCCACCCAGGACACACAACAGTCCTGGGTGGTCCAGCTTCCAGCGGAGGCGGGCGCCGGAGCGCCCTGAGCCATGCCGCTAGGCGCGAGCGGGAAGCAGCTGCCTGACGAGCTCGAGGAGCTTGCCGCGCTCCACCTCACGCTTGACGAGGTACCCATCCGCGCCGGCCTCCAGCCCCGCGGCCCGGTCCTCCGGACTGTCGAGCGAGGTGACGAGGATGATGGGCGTGGAGTGCAGCGTCGCGTGGGCTTTGATGCGCCGGGCAAGCCCCACGCCATCCAGCCGGGGCATCTGCCAGTCGCTCACGACGAGCTGGCACGGCGTCCGCTCGAGAATGCCCCAGGCCTCTTCGCCGTCCGCCGCCGTCACGACGGGGAAGCCCGCGATTTCGAGCAGGGACTTCATCGCGAAGCGCGTGGTGAGCGCATCGTCGCACACGAGGATGCGTGGACGCCGCGACTCCGTCGACGAGGAGCGGGTCTCCGGCCGCGCCGCGCGCACGAGCTCCGGCGCGTTGAGCACCGGCACCACGCGCCCGTCATCCAGCACCGCCGCGCCCGCCAGGTGCCGCACGCTCTGCAGATGCTTGCCGAGCGAGCGCACCACGATCTCCTGCTGCCCCACCACCTCGTCGATGGCGTAGAGCACCTTGTCGCCGCCGACGACGACCAGCGCGGCCATCTGCACGCGCCCGGAGTCGATGGCCAGCGGCAAGCGGGGCAACCCGATGGCCTCCGTCAGCGACAGGAACGTGAGCTGCGAGCCATCGACACGCGCCACCACCCGGCCCGCCACCGTGCCCACGTCCTCGGGCATCAGCCGCAGCACGCGCTCCACGCTGTCGGACGGGATGGCGGACACCGTCGTGCCCGTGCGCACCAGCAACCCCAGCGCCGCGGCCAGCGTCAGCGGCAGGTCCACCGTGAAGCGCGTCCCCTGCCCCGCCCAGAAGTCCACATCCACCGAGCCCTGAAGCCGCGCCGCGGTGGCCTGCACCACGTCCAGGCCCACGCCACGTCCGGACGTGGCCGTCACCTGCTCTCGCGTGGAGAAGCCTGGCTGGAACACCAGGCGCGCGGCCTGTGAGTCGGAGAGCCGCGCGGCCGCCTCCTCCGTCAACAAGCCTCGGCGCACCGCCGTGGCACGCACGCGGTCCGGCGACAGGCCGTAACCATCGTCCTCCACCACCACCGCGATTCGCGCGCCCCGGGGCACCACGCGCACCGTCAAGCGCCCCGTCTCGGGCTTGCCCACGGAGCGCCGCTCCTCGGGGGTCTCCAGCCCATGGTCGATGGCGTTGCGCACCAGGTGCAGCAGCGGGTCCTTCAGCGCGTCGAGGATGCGGCGGTCCAGCCGGACGTCGCCGCCGGCCAGCTCCAGCGCCACGTCCTTGCTCAAGCGCGCGGACACCTCGCGCACGGTGCGGCGCAGTGGCTCCAGGAGCTGCGACGCGGGCACCATGCGCAAGTCCCGCAGGTCATCGCGGGCCACCTGGGCCACCAGCGCCAGTTGCTCGCCGTCGCGATGCGCCTCGCGCGACACCTCCAAGAGGCGCTTCTGCATGGTCCGCATCAGCGCCACGCCGGAGCGCAGCGAGT from Myxococcus stipitatus carries:
- a CDS encoding TldD/PmbA family protein, which translates into the protein MPIPIQPVLPLLAASAVLLAATPAQDSRLTLLDAMASELTRNQQQLKLQSHEPPYFMSYQLKDYTQDVVAARYGAVFMDDGYRERRLYVDVRVGDYAFDSSVAEGLDFSFSTKGTSYTSRKEGPLDDSPMALRTALWLITDEKYKSALFQYLKKKGEDVYSVEDPKRPASFSKEKPSTHVQPPVERPFQRERWVKLAREVSSQFNAHPELFDSEVRVTADKVTRLFVSTEGSRLVTEETLYGLHVSAVTRAPDGQLLDNSRDFYAPTEAGLPDDKRVRESAAKVIEELLALRQAPAIDPYTGPAILAPEAAGVLFHETLGHRLEGDRQDGDNEGKTFKGQVGKLVLPTFLSLHDDPSLRTLVGEPLNGYYLYDEEGVKGQRVTLVEKGVLRNYLLGRRPVDGFLESNGHGRSQGTLKPVARMANLVVESTKQVSDTKLKQMLIEEAKRQDKPYGLIIRDITGGNTNTSSYGYQAFKGVPRMVYRVDVNTGNETLVRGVEIVGTPLSAVNRIMATGQKLGVFNGFCGAESGNVPVSTVAPAALLREIELQRAVEGKDRPPILSSPAASQSPAPREKP
- a CDS encoding alginate lyase family protein, with the protein product MGTLDYYAAIARLAPGALALSALRRMQGVARQARYRRREPTNQVRLLQALKVPRAEALATRVFGSHTSRVWCDVAQRASVLEALVAIPGARERASVRARTALRQEWNVFGTRVEFGEGRPVDWSLDVLSGHRYPLAPVAKLPLHSTGNDPKYPWVMGRLDSVVALGQGYWVEPSPEERARLVTAFVMQVLDFLQANPVGQGVHWTCPMEVALRAGNLAQALLMFSDAGPVRCAEFLVPVLGSLVDHTAWVEAHLEDRGAVPNNHLVSNHVGLLVVGLLFPELPGASRQVARAVEGLGQQMAAQVHVEGTSFEGSIPYHRLSVELFTLALLVSRGMGVPLGSAYESRLKRMFHAVRAWCSETGLAPQLGDNDSGRVFPLRERGDMEQGYLVGLGAALFGDSSLRDGELPDEAAWLLGHEGLERHRRLSSTRPPRSISFPEGGFHVLRGAGAVVTVSAGKQGQRGVGGHSHNDKLSFELHLGGRPVIVDPGTGSYTRDPATRNAFRGTAAHNTVQVDGAEQAALDPARLFALPEEARARVVAFLPGPRVDRLRVRHDGYRMLPAPVGIERTFRLDRKERVLAGRDGFIGTGRHEVVGRFHLPDEQARRVTLDGQVLGRAARATEEPVELGPFAVELGPPGAVLAWLVLERGLEPELVPSRYSPGYGRVVPSVTVEFRGQVRPPSVMRWAVVFR
- a CDS encoding nucleotide sugar dehydrogenase gives rise to the protein MVGSPLLERIRRREAKVGVVGLGYVGLPLGMAFAEAGFPVLGLDIDRRKIDKIEKGESYIKHIPSAPLAELSKAGKLKATADFSKSKDLDCVIICVPTPLTASREPDMSYIIQTGEALSPHVRRGQLFILESTTYPGTTEEVLKPLLEKTGLKAGVDFHLAFSPEREDPGNKSFNTKTIPKIVGGFSPECAEVAAALYGSALKEVVPVSSTRVAELAKLLENIYRCVNIAMVNEMKMLCDRMNVDVWEVIQAASTKPFGFQPFYPGPGLGGHCIPIDPFYLTWKAREYEFHTKFIELAGEVNWQMPYYVVQRTMEALNKSRKTLNGARVLCLGAAYKKDIDDMRESPSLRIMTLLAEKGAEITYHDPYVPELHKGHGFNMELKSVPLNPDTLGDYDAVLILTDHTSIDYATVVARSSCVIDTRNATKGISQGREKVTKA
- a CDS encoding histidine kinase dimerization/phospho-acceptor domain-containing protein; amino-acid sequence: MPIPLRVQAGAWSGRGVDIAFDAEVGQALAAVAERALRCGALAGMELLLRETLRLTSASGAALFDGDTCVARAGTHAAGFASSPGRLLRLWPEQPRHQEGTLLERLSHFGGALLAAHARESSAQARHSRLLASQRALEQDAARWEVRRSLAAHDLRTPLMVVRGYLDMVLKGHAGPLGATMQRYLDRMARATQDQRAVIDQRLSRCPTTDLAPLLNARLNPHTRHAPRWEVTLALPDRPILMRAESSQLEAWLGALTRALATTRASSVWFFAVAVDARRCWQFDIQTQGGHVPAERRVAVAREHTRRLGGTLRAPTQDTQQSWVVQLPAEAGAGAP
- a CDS encoding hybrid sensor histidine kinase/response regulator, yielding MDPQLLRSIWPVFSAETREQIQSIGAKVLGMEGPSTARDADLLPSLKRLVHSLKGSAASLGLDDIEQVVHAIEDGLAHTRTDAGLPRDAVESMLRGLSGIEAAMARGDAGQSPKVEGLTALLKSLGREVAVTEAASVASGLAAKGLEVLDFLEASLSALCSPDVPDRAAVVRKAMERARGLRGLALEGGASRVATLAEAAALGFARMEPGGDPASLAASDVAGTLVEMRGRLDAVKPVAAVTRAVEALKAVPAQAAPEAMTPGTPVSAPEARASSAEHTVRVSVKTLDSLALQVELLVSGRSQQARRSEGYRALSDGTHEVLRHLERAASQLSLTGGGPALDSLRSGVALMRTMQKRLLEVSREAHRDGEQLALVAQVARDDLRDLRMVPASQLLEPLRRTVREVSARLSKDVALELAGGDVRLDRRILDALKDPLLHLVRNAIDHGLETPEERRSVGKPETGRLTVRVVPRGARIAVVVEDDGYGLSPDRVRATAVRRGLLTEEAAARLSDSQAARLVFQPGFSTREQVTATSGRGVGLDVVQATAARLQGSVDVDFWAGQGTRFTVDLPLTLAAALGLLVRTGTTVSAIPSDSVERVLRLMPEDVGTVAGRVVARVDGSQLTFLSLTEAIGLPRLPLAIDSGRVQMAALVVVGGDKVLYAIDEVVGQQEIVVRSLGKHLQSVRHLAGAAVLDDGRVVPVLNAPELVRAARPETRSSSTESRRPRILVCDDALTTRFAMKSLLEIAGFPVVTAADGEEAWGILERTPCQLVVSDWQMPRLDGVGLARRIKAHATLHSTPIILVTSLDSPEDRAAGLEAGADGYLVKREVERGKLLELVRQLLPARA